A genomic region of Cotesia glomerata isolate CgM1 linkage group LG9, MPM_Cglom_v2.3, whole genome shotgun sequence contains the following coding sequences:
- the LOC123271871 gene encoding uncharacterized protein LOC123271871 isoform X1 yields MANLQQNLKVDKCVLHWDGKIMPDIETRQDVDRLPIVLSASGQEILLGAPKIDSGTEENQASAIISVLSEWSIADSITALCFDTAAVNTGIHSGACVLVEQALRRELTYLPCRHHIIELVLRSAFETYWPTSSGPNVSIFTRFKNKWSDINQQKYTTGISDREVQEALADIKDEILILIANYLQISQPRGDYKELLDLALIFLGALPSDRVVFKYPGAVHHARWMAKAIYNLKIFMFRNQLKLTKTEIVGVRQICIFVIKFHIKAWFSATSAITAPSNDLMLIKNLLLDKKINSAVSKKTSEKMANHLWYLSEELAALALFDSRVSPEIKIRMIIGII; encoded by the exons ATGgcaaatttacaacaaaatttaaaagttgatAAATGCGTTTTACACTGGGATGGGAAGATAATGCCTGACATTGAAACGCGCCAAGACGTGGACAGATTACCAATCGTATTATCAGCTTCGGGACAAGAAATACTACTTGGTGCTCCCAAAATTGACTCTGGAACTGAGGAAAATCAAGCCTCAGCAATTATTTCTGTCCTGAGTGAATGGTCTATCGCTGACAGTATTACAGCATTATGTTTTGATACTGCGGCTGTAAATACAg GAATTCACAGTGGTGCATGTGTTCTCGTTGAACAAGCACTAAGAAGAGAGTTGACTTATTTACCATGCCGTCATCACATTATTGAGCTAGTTTTAAGATCCGCATTTGAAACTTATTGGCCTACATCTTCAGGTCCAAATGTTTCGATTTTTACTCGGTTCAAAAACAAATGGAGTGATAttaatcaacaaaaatataCTACTGGGATTTCAGACAGAGAAGTTCAAGAAGCCCTTGCAGATATAAAAGATGAAATCCTAATACTTATTGCTAATTACTTACAA ATTTCGCAACCAAGAGGAGATTATAAGGAGCTTCTGGACTTAGCTCTGATTTTTTTGGGAGCTTTGCCATCTGACAGAGTAGTTTTTAAATATCCTGGAGCTGTTCATCATGCAAGGTGGATGGCAAAAgcgatttataatttaaaaatattcatgttTAGAAATCAGTTAAAGCTAACTAAGACCGAAATTGTAGGAGTCCGtcaaatttgtatttttgtgataaaatttcacaTAAAAGCGTGGTTTTCAGCAACGTCAGCGATAACAGCGCCAAGTAATGATTTAatgctgataaaaaatttgcttctcgacaaaaaaattaattcagctgTTTCAAAAAAGACATCTGAGAAAATGGCTAATCATCTGTGGTACCTTTCTGAAGAATTAGCAGCTTTGGCTTTATTTGATTCGAGAGTTTCAccggaaataaaaattagaatg ATCATTGGTATTATTTGA
- the LOC123271871 gene encoding uncharacterized protein LOC123271871 isoform X2: MANLQQNLKVDKCVLHWDGKIMPDIETRQDVDRLPIVLSASGQEILLGAPKIDSGTEENQASAIISVLSEWSIADSITALCFDTAAVNTGIHSGACVLVEQALRRELTYLPCRHHIIELVLRSAFETYWPTSSGPNVSIFTRFKNKWSDINQQKYTTGISDREVQEALADIKDEILILIANYLQISQPRGDYKELLDLALIFLGALPSDRVVFKYPGAVHHARSPSNLYFCDKISHKSVVFSNVSDNSAK; the protein is encoded by the exons ATGgcaaatttacaacaaaatttaaaagttgatAAATGCGTTTTACACTGGGATGGGAAGATAATGCCTGACATTGAAACGCGCCAAGACGTGGACAGATTACCAATCGTATTATCAGCTTCGGGACAAGAAATACTACTTGGTGCTCCCAAAATTGACTCTGGAACTGAGGAAAATCAAGCCTCAGCAATTATTTCTGTCCTGAGTGAATGGTCTATCGCTGACAGTATTACAGCATTATGTTTTGATACTGCGGCTGTAAATACAg GAATTCACAGTGGTGCATGTGTTCTCGTTGAACAAGCACTAAGAAGAGAGTTGACTTATTTACCATGCCGTCATCACATTATTGAGCTAGTTTTAAGATCCGCATTTGAAACTTATTGGCCTACATCTTCAGGTCCAAATGTTTCGATTTTTACTCGGTTCAAAAACAAATGGAGTGATAttaatcaacaaaaatataCTACTGGGATTTCAGACAGAGAAGTTCAAGAAGCCCTTGCAGATATAAAAGATGAAATCCTAATACTTATTGCTAATTACTTACAA ATTTCGCAACCAAGAGGAGATTATAAGGAGCTTCTGGACTTAGCTCTGATTTTTTTGGGAGCTTTGCCATCTGACAGAGTAGTTTTTAAATATCCTGGAGCTGTTCATCATGCAAG GAGTCCGtcaaatttgtatttttgtgataaaatttcacaTAAAAGCGTGGTTTTCAGCAACGTCAGCGATAACAGCGCCAAGTAA